A genomic region of Gammaproteobacteria bacterium contains the following coding sequences:
- a CDS encoding ABC transporter permease has translation MSPMNAVIRRELQGYFSTPIAYVFIVIFLILSGVFAFYLGGLYERNQADLAPFFGFHPWLYLFLVPAVSMRIWSEERRSGNIELLMTLPVSQKDLVLGKFFSSWIFVGIALFLTFPIWISINYLGEPDNGMIFASYIGSFLLAGAFLAIGSCISVASKNQVIAFILTAVICFVFLLAGLPLVLDFFSSWMPQFMVDTIASTSFLSHFGSINKGVLDLGDLVYFVMVISLWLYATSVLLDIKKAD, from the coding sequence ATGAGTCCTATGAACGCAGTTATCAGACGTGAATTGCAAGGTTATTTTTCAACCCCGATTGCTTATGTTTTTATTGTTATCTTCTTAATCCTCAGTGGTGTGTTTGCATTTTATCTCGGAGGCTTATACGAGCGGAATCAGGCTGATTTAGCTCCGTTTTTCGGGTTTCATCCCTGGTTGTATTTATTTCTTGTACCTGCTGTGTCAATGCGGATATGGTCTGAGGAACGTCGAAGTGGCAACATTGAGTTGTTAATGACATTACCGGTTTCACAGAAAGATCTGGTGCTTGGAAAGTTCTTCTCATCGTGGATATTTGTTGGAATTGCCTTATTTTTGACATTTCCAATCTGGATATCAATTAACTATCTGGGTGAGCCGGATAATGGCATGATATTTGCCAGTTATATCGGTAGTTTTCTTCTGGCAGGGGCTTTTCTTGCCATTGGTTCGTGCATTTCGGTTGCCAGTAAGAATCAGGTGATCGCATTTATTCTGACGGCGGTGATATGTTTTGTATTTTTGCTCGCCGGGTTGCCATTAGTGTTGGATTTCTTCTCATCATGGATGCCTCAATTCATGGTTGATACCATTGCCTCCACCAGTTTTCTCAGTCACTTTGGCAGTATCAATAAAGGAGTGTTGGATTTAGGTGATTTGGTTTATTTCGTTATGGTCATTAGTCTATGGCTTTATGCGACATCAGTATTGTTAGACATTAAGAAAGCGGATTAA
- a CDS encoding Gldg family protein produces MKSNATKLLILLAIFMLGSIIISQSGIFSRTRLDLTENKLFTLNDGTKNILQNIEENVHLKLYFSDEATHSIPPLRTYKNTVMDLLNEMQRYADSKLQVSLIDPKIFSPEEDEASQYGLQALPVGDGGENVFFGLVGENTLDSVEVIPFLQPDRESYLEYDIAQLINNLNNPEKKTIGIMSSINVQAKFDQQTGERVEAQVFATQLEKDYEVKNIEITAEVIDSDIDVLMLIHPKTLSDKTLFAIDQFVMKGGRLLLFVDPHSQAEDVPQDPQNPMAAYQADRSSSLDKLLNAWNVKFDPKKVILDDKFALNIQTSQGGRPTRHLAYLALEGESFNTEDIVTRELSTVNIAASGYFEGENLQAILSSSKLASTTDTDKLKFLFDPSTLFQNYQPDDKNYILAARLSGEIKTAFPDGIEGVSKESVVQTSETPKVVLFADTDFLFDQMWVRSQNFFGRKVFSAFADNGNMIINLFDNMAGSPDLINIRGRKNSARPFTKVMEIQKASDKKFREQENVLKQRLRETEEKLTQIQREKGQQNRLILSKEQEEELRKFQDEKLEVRKKLREVRRNLDKDIKDLGSNLKIINIGLMPLLVSLFGIYVLWLRPRKKGGHYEK; encoded by the coding sequence ATGAAATCTAATGCAACAAAATTATTGATACTTTTGGCAATTTTTATGCTGGGTTCAATTATTATCAGCCAGTCGGGAATATTTTCCAGAACCCGACTCGATTTAACCGAAAACAAACTGTTTACTTTAAATGATGGAACCAAAAACATTCTCCAGAACATTGAAGAAAATGTTCATCTGAAACTTTATTTTTCTGATGAAGCAACTCATAGCATTCCGCCGCTGAGAACTTATAAAAATACAGTTATGGATTTACTGAATGAAATGCAACGCTATGCGGATTCAAAATTACAAGTTTCCTTAATCGATCCGAAAATATTTTCACCGGAAGAAGATGAAGCCTCGCAGTATGGTTTACAAGCACTGCCCGTTGGCGATGGCGGTGAAAATGTGTTTTTTGGCTTGGTCGGCGAAAATACTTTGGATTCTGTTGAAGTGATTCCTTTTTTACAACCGGATCGAGAGTCTTATTTGGAGTACGATATTGCACAATTGATAAATAATCTCAATAACCCTGAGAAGAAAACAATTGGTATTATGAGCTCAATAAATGTTCAGGCGAAGTTTGATCAGCAAACCGGTGAAAGAGTCGAAGCACAGGTTTTTGCCACACAGTTGGAAAAGGATTACGAAGTCAAAAATATTGAGATTACTGCTGAAGTTATTGATAGTGATATTGATGTATTGATGCTGATTCATCCTAAAACTTTGAGTGATAAAACATTATTTGCCATCGATCAATTTGTAATGAAAGGTGGAAGATTATTGTTATTTGTTGACCCGCATTCTCAAGCTGAAGATGTTCCGCAGGATCCACAAAATCCTATGGCTGCTTATCAGGCTGATAGAAGTTCCAGTCTTGATAAATTGTTGAATGCATGGAATGTCAAATTCGATCCGAAGAAAGTGATATTGGATGATAAATTTGCGCTCAATATTCAAACCAGCCAAGGCGGGCGACCCACCAGACACCTTGCATATTTAGCGTTGGAGGGTGAATCTTTTAATACTGAAGATATTGTTACTCGCGAACTGAGTACAGTTAATATTGCTGCTTCGGGGTATTTTGAAGGAGAAAACTTACAAGCCATTTTAAGCAGTTCAAAATTGGCTTCTACAACGGATACTGATAAACTCAAGTTTTTGTTTGATCCTTCAACATTATTTCAGAATTATCAACCGGATGACAAAAACTATATTTTGGCAGCCAGACTCAGCGGTGAAATTAAAACGGCTTTCCCGGATGGAATCGAGGGTGTGAGTAAGGAATCGGTAGTTCAAACCTCAGAAACTCCTAAAGTGGTGCTTTTTGCAGATACTGACTTTTTATTTGATCAGATGTGGGTGAGAAGTCAGAATTTCTTTGGCCGCAAAGTTTTTTCTGCGTTTGCGGATAATGGCAACATGATAATTAATTTATTTGACAACATGGCGGGTAGTCCTGATTTGATAAACATTCGGGGAAGAAAGAACTCTGCCCGACCTTTTACCAAAGTGATGGAAATTCAAAAGGCATCAGATAAAAAATTCAGAGAGCAGGAAAATGTGTTGAAACAAAGACTGCGTGAAACTGAAGAAAAGCTCACTCAAATTCAACGTGAAAAAGGACAGCAGAATCGTTTGATTCTCAGTAAAGAACAGGAAGAAGAATTGAGGAAGTTTCAGGATGAAAAACTGGAAGTCCGTAAAAAGCTTCGTGAGGTTAGACGTAACTTGGATAAAGATATCAAAGACTTGGGTAGTAATTTGAAAATTATCAACATTGGCTTGATGCCATTGCTAGTGAGTTTGTTTGGAATTTATGTTTTATGGTTACGCCCTAGAAAAAAAGGAGGTCACTATGAAAAATAA
- a CDS encoding DUF4340 domain-containing protein — MKNNALLVGILLVLAVGSYFVLSDKGTDNDTTRLLVPELQDQINEINGVVISKNDKQVSLSKKDGNWVVAEQQGFIADANNVANLLLELRKMTLKQKKTSNPENYHRLQLDESGVQAATNVVLKVDDIQLVEIAIGKKSQTGRGTYVRLNSDEQTWLASGSPNIKLESKDWIVTTILDIDSSLIKSVSYKSEDSDFKLSKSSPDEESFTLENTPDDKQIKSSANLSDYANGLQKFSISKVIDKTEFVKSDLSVQFEEFSGTYYTLEMAKVDEDYLLNLSLANAESIPEFVKKLQNWTYVIPSYKFDALNKKIDDLLEDKTEVGADDNAES; from the coding sequence ATGAAAAATAACGCACTATTGGTTGGAATTTTATTGGTTTTGGCAGTTGGCAGTTATTTTGTATTATCGGATAAGGGAACTGATAATGATACTACCCGGTTGTTAGTTCCTGAACTGCAAGATCAAATCAACGAAATTAACGGAGTTGTTATCAGTAAAAATGATAAACAGGTTAGTTTGTCAAAAAAAGATGGAAACTGGGTAGTTGCTGAGCAACAGGGCTTTATTGCTGATGCCAATAATGTGGCAAACCTGCTTTTGGAACTTCGCAAGATGACGTTGAAGCAAAAGAAAACATCTAATCCTGAAAACTATCACCGTTTACAACTGGATGAAAGTGGCGTGCAAGCAGCTACAAATGTTGTTCTAAAAGTTGATGATATACAATTGGTGGAAATTGCGATTGGGAAAAAGTCACAAACAGGAAGAGGAACTTATGTCAGATTAAATTCCGATGAGCAAACATGGTTAGCGAGTGGTTCACCAAATATCAAGTTGGAAAGCAAGGATTGGATTGTGACAACCATTCTGGATATTGACAGCAGTTTAATAAAATCGGTGAGTTACAAATCAGAGGATTCAGATTTTAAATTAAGTAAATCATCACCTGATGAAGAAAGTTTTACTTTAGAAAATACTCCCGATGATAAACAAATTAAATCTTCAGCGAATTTAAGTGATTATGCAAATGGTTTGCAAAAATTCAGTATCAGCAAAGTGATTGATAAAACAGAATTTGTGAAATCAGACTTGAGTGTTCAATTTGAAGAGTTTTCCGGAACATATTACACTCTGGAAATGGCTAAAGTTGATGAAGATTATCTTTTGAATCTGAGTCTGGCAAATGCAGAGTCTATTCCTGAATTTGTCAAAAAACTGCAAAACTGGACTTATGTCATTCCTTCCTATAAGTTTGATGCTTTGAATAAAAAAATTGATGACTTGCTGGAAGATAAAACCGAAGTCGGTGCAGATGACAATGCAGAAAGCTAG
- a CDS encoding DUF423 domain-containing protein encodes MQKASLSKISFIIAAVYGMTAVILAAMGSHFFNIERGSAQYLLFNNAVIFQILHAILLLWLSTFKEPTFWIRSAIVSLLTGILLFCGGLFILVIIGKTAISWVTPIGGSLLILAWLNLSIVGFKNFFEQN; translated from the coding sequence ATGCAGAAAGCTAGTTTATCGAAAATTTCATTTATTATTGCCGCTGTCTATGGAATGACGGCGGTCATTTTGGCTGCAATGGGTAGTCATTTTTTCAATATCGAAAGAGGTTCCGCTCAGTACTTGTTATTCAACAATGCGGTTATATTTCAGATTTTGCATGCAATTTTATTATTGTGGCTCAGCACATTTAAAGAACCAACTTTTTGGATTCGCTCTGCAATTGTCAGTCTGTTGACAGGTATTTTGCTATTTTGTGGTGGTTTGTTCATTTTGGTGATTATCGGTAAAACGGCTATATCGTGGGTTACTCCAATTGGTGGAAGTTTGTTGATTTTGGCATGGTTAAATTTAAGTATTGTGGGCTTTAAAAACTTTTTTGAACAAAACTAA
- the hisC gene encoding histidinol-phosphate transaminase: protein MFDYKTLAVKGVQKLSPYIPGKPISELEREMGISNIIKLASNENPLGSSPKAIEAMQKVITEIELYPDGNGFELKKALSAKHNISIDGITLGNGSNDVLVLLAEAFLTPELNAVYSQYCFAVYPLAIQAVGATHKQIPAKSWDSDSPLGHDLEAMFDAIDENTRLVFIANPNNPTGNHLSESELKNFIAKVPENVIVVVDEAYLEYSSDDEIVDASLWLSEFNNLVVTRTFSKAYGLAGLRVGYALSNPDIANVLNRIREPFNVNSLALAAAQAAIDDKDFLQKSLVENREGMQILQQTCEKLDLRFVPSKGNFLLVDFAQESSGIYMELLKRGIITRPVGNYGLPNYLRITIGTQAQMQRLDKAMEEVCG, encoded by the coding sequence ATGTTCGATTATAAAACTCTCGCAGTTAAAGGAGTGCAAAAACTCAGTCCGTATATTCCCGGAAAACCGATTTCCGAACTGGAAAGGGAAATGGGAATCTCCAACATCATCAAACTGGCTTCCAATGAAAACCCTTTGGGTTCCAGCCCGAAAGCTATTGAAGCTATGCAAAAAGTGATTACGGAAATTGAACTCTATCCGGATGGTAACGGTTTTGAATTGAAAAAAGCCTTATCAGCCAAGCATAATATTTCAATAGATGGTATCACTTTGGGAAATGGCTCTAATGATGTTTTGGTGTTATTAGCAGAGGCTTTTCTTACGCCCGAACTGAATGCGGTGTATTCACAATATTGTTTTGCCGTTTATCCGTTAGCAATTCAGGCTGTTGGCGCCACTCATAAACAAATTCCGGCAAAAAGCTGGGATAGCGATTCGCCGTTAGGACATGATTTGGAGGCAATGTTTGATGCCATTGATGAAAACACACGACTGGTTTTTATTGCGAATCCGAATAATCCAACCGGCAATCATTTATCAGAATCCGAGTTGAAAAACTTTATTGCTAAAGTTCCTGAAAATGTGATAGTTGTGGTTGATGAAGCCTATCTGGAATATTCTTCAGATGATGAAATAGTTGACGCCAGTCTTTGGCTTTCGGAGTTTAACAATTTAGTCGTTACCCGAACATTTTCCAAAGCTTACGGATTAGCCGGTTTGCGTGTGGGTTATGCCTTGAGCAATCCGGATATTGCTAATGTTTTAAACCGCATTCGTGAGCCGTTTAATGTCAATTCTTTAGCTTTAGCTGCGGCACAAGCCGCGATTGATGATAAGGATTTCTTGCAAAAATCACTGGTTGAAAACCGTGAAGGCATGCAAATACTGCAACAAACTTGTGAAAAACTGGATTTGCGTTTTGTTCCGTCAAAAGGAAATTTCTTGCTTGTTGATTTTGCCCAAGAATCCTCAGGAATTTATATGGAATTGCTTAAACGAGGAATTATCACTCGCCCGGTCGGAAATTATGGATTGCCTAATTATCTGCGCATCACCATTGGCACCCAAGCGCAAATGCAAAGGCTTGATAAAGCCATGGAAGAAGTTTGTGGCTGA
- a CDS encoding transposase → MSKKQRLSFTVEQRRDYAKLMVEEGYTYKQVMDISGAGQTAVSRWKKQYIDEIHGKTPQGTQAMTAEQQEIQRLKKELWRAKSVMVKFH, encoded by the coding sequence ATGTCAAAGAAACAAAGATTATCATTTACGGTTGAGCAGCGTCGTGATTATGCCAAATTGATGGTTGAAGAAGGTTATACCTACAAGCAAGTCATGGATATATCAGGTGCTGGTCAAACAGCGGTCAGTCGCTGGAAAAAGCAATATATTGATGAAATTCACGGAAAAACACCCCAAGGAACTCAAGCAATGACAGCTGAGCAACAAGAAATCCAAAGGCTGAAAAAAGAATTATGGCGTGCCAAAAGTGTAATGGTCAAGTTTCATTAA
- a CDS encoding ribbon-helix-helix protein, CopG family: protein MAQLHFYLPDALAEKLKKKAEESHLSVSKYIAELARKELENKWPEGYFELFGAWEGEKLKRPKQLSFENRELFD from the coding sequence ATGGCACAGTTGCATTTTTATCTTCCTGATGCTTTGGCAGAAAAATTGAAGAAAAAAGCCGAAGAGTCACATTTATCTGTTTCAAAATATATTGCTGAACTTGCTAGAAAGGAGTTGGAAAACAAATGGCCTGAGGGGTATTTTGAACTTTTTGGGGCTTGGGAGGGTGAAAAATTGAAAAGACCTAAGCAGTTGTCCTTTGAAAACAGAGAGTTGTTCGACTGA
- a CDS encoding type II toxin-antitoxin system VapC family toxin has protein sequence MYLLDTNVCIHLLNHSHSSIHDKFMQQSPSELALCSVVKAELIFGARNSSKVESNLKLLKSFFKPLISLPFDDKAAEEYGIIRADLTRQGKIIGPNDLMIASIAKAFDTTLVTNNTKEFSRISNLRIEDWQEQ, from the coding sequence ATGTATTTACTTGATACGAATGTGTGTATTCATTTATTGAATCATAGTCACTCATCAATTCATGATAAGTTTATGCAACAATCTCCTTCTGAACTGGCACTATGTAGTGTTGTGAAAGCAGAACTGATTTTTGGGGCCAGAAACAGTTCTAAAGTGGAGTCAAATTTAAAATTATTGAAAAGTTTTTTTAAACCCTTAATCAGTCTTCCCTTTGATGATAAAGCAGCAGAAGAATACGGTATTATCCGAGCAGATTTAACTCGACAGGGTAAGATTATTGGTCCTAATGATTTAATGATTGCATCCATTGCAAAAGCTTTTGATACTACATTAGTTACGAATAATACGAAAGAATTCTCAAGAATTTCAAATTTAAGAATTGAGGATTGGCAAGAGCAATGA
- the rpsA gene encoding 30S ribosomal protein S1, with protein MSENFEQLLESDLTTKNLLPGTIIKGKVIDIENGYAVIDAGLKSEGVISLDEFRNDDDEVDVEVGAEVEVALEKYENGYGQTILSREKAKRMLVWEHLQVAHDNADIVLGKITGKVRGGFTVDMNGVRAFLPGSLVDVRPVRDPGYLEGKDLEFKVIKLDKRRNNVVVSRRAVVETEYSEDRDKLLETLVDGAIVKGIVKNLTDYGAFLDLGGIDGLLHITDMSWKRFNHPSEVVEIGQELEVRVLKFDKDKNRVSLGLKQLGEDPWKDIARRLPVGSRMFGRVTNITDYGCFVEIEDGIEGLVHVSEIDWTNKNINPAKVVQPGDEVEVAILDIEEDKRRISLGMKQCKPNPWDAFASGHEKGDVVSGKIKSITDFGIFIGLEGGIDGLVHLSDISWNEADDVAIRKYKKGDTVEAMLLVVDSERERISLGIKQMEQDPFGSYVASHPKGSLVKGVVKEVTDKAAVVELEEGVLGQIKAADVSKDRVTDVSEILKEGDVIEAKFVGMDRRKKVLTLSIKAKEADEMSQVLKDYKDASSGTTSLGDLLKEKMDQ; from the coding sequence ATGAGCGAAAATTTTGAACAGCTGCTTGAGTCAGACCTGACTACAAAAAACTTACTTCCCGGAACTATCATCAAAGGTAAAGTCATTGACATTGAAAATGGCTATGCAGTTATTGATGCGGGTTTGAAATCTGAAGGTGTTATTTCACTGGACGAATTCAGAAACGATGATGATGAAGTTGATGTTGAAGTGGGTGCTGAAGTTGAAGTAGCACTTGAAAAATACGAAAACGGCTATGGACAAACCATTCTTTCTCGTGAAAAAGCCAAACGTATGTTGGTATGGGAGCATTTACAAGTTGCTCACGACAATGCAGACATCGTTTTAGGTAAAATTACAGGTAAAGTTCGCGGTGGTTTTACCGTTGATATGAACGGTGTAAGAGCCTTCTTACCGGGTTCATTGGTTGATGTCCGTCCTGTCAGAGATCCTGGTTACCTCGAAGGTAAAGACTTGGAATTCAAAGTTATCAAACTGGATAAACGTCGTAACAATGTCGTTGTTTCACGTCGTGCAGTTGTTGAAACTGAATACTCAGAAGACAGAGATAAATTGCTGGAAACTCTGGTTGACGGAGCAATTGTTAAAGGGATTGTTAAAAATCTTACTGATTACGGTGCGTTCCTTGATTTGGGTGGAATTGACGGTCTGTTGCATATCACTGATATGTCTTGGAAGCGTTTCAATCATCCTTCGGAAGTTGTTGAAATCGGGCAAGAGCTTGAAGTTCGTGTTCTTAAATTCGACAAAGATAAAAACCGTGTTTCATTAGGTCTGAAACAATTGGGTGAAGATCCTTGGAAAGATATCGCACGCAGATTGCCTGTTGGTTCACGCATGTTTGGACGTGTGACTAATATCACCGATTACGGTTGTTTTGTTGAGATTGAAGATGGAATCGAAGGTTTGGTTCACGTTTCAGAAATTGACTGGACAAACAAAAACATCAATCCGGCGAAAGTGGTTCAACCTGGTGATGAAGTTGAAGTTGCTATTCTGGATATCGAAGAAGACAAACGTCGTATCTCATTGGGCATGAAACAATGTAAACCAAATCCTTGGGATGCGTTTGCAAGTGGTCATGAAAAAGGTGATGTTGTTTCCGGTAAAATCAAATCAATCACTGATTTTGGTATTTTCATCGGTCTTGAAGGCGGAATTGATGGTTTGGTTCATTTGTCTGACATTTCATGGAATGAAGCTGATGATGTTGCGATTCGTAAATACAAAAAAGGCGATACTGTAGAAGCCATGTTATTGGTAGTTGACTCAGAGCGTGAGCGTATTTCATTGGGCATCAAACAAATGGAACAAGATCCTTTCGGTTCTTATGTTGCAAGTCATCCTAAAGGCAGCCTTGTTAAAGGTGTTGTTAAGGAAGTGACAGACAAAGCAGCTGTTGTTGAACTGGAAGAAGGTGTTCTGGGACAAATTAAAGCAGCTGATGTTTCTAAAGACAGAGTTACTGATGTTTCAGAAATCCTGAAAGAAGGCGATGTAATTGAAGCTAAGTTTGTCGGAATGGACAGACGTAAGAAAGTTTTGACCCTTTCAATCAAAGCCAAAGAAGCTGATGAAATGAGTCAAGTTCTTAAGGATTATAAGGACGCAAGTTCAGGCACTACAAGCCTGGGTGACTTGTTAAAAGAAAAAATGGATCAATAA
- a CDS encoding integration host factor subunit beta, with protein MTRSELINILCDKFADSGLLKSDVTLSVKELVNTMSSAIASGDRIEIRGFGSFTLRERKPRMGRNPKTGESVALGIKYAPHFKPGKDLKERVMDSIQNKK; from the coding sequence ATAACCAGATCCGAACTCATTAACATTCTTTGTGATAAATTTGCCGACTCCGGTCTTTTGAAGTCGGATGTGACTTTGTCCGTAAAAGAATTGGTCAATACCATGAGTTCAGCGATTGCATCCGGTGATCGTATCGAAATAAGAGGGTTTGGAAGTTTTACTCTAAGAGAAAGAAAACCACGCATGGGTCGCAATCCGAAAACCGGTGAATCCGTCGCTTTGGGTATTAAGTATGCACCTCATTTCAAACCAGGGAAAGATTTAAAAGAAAGAGTCATGGATTCTATTCAAAATAAGAAGTAA
- a CDS encoding YigZ family protein — protein sequence MKQLLQTETLEEIIKKSTFIAIVSPVASVQQAQGFLQQHSNLTATHNCWAYQIGQEYRFNDDGEPSGTAGKPILNAITGQEFDNTVALVIRHYGGIKLGTGGLMRAYGGVVSRCLQQAAFEPIKHYSGFSLSVPFALTQSIYNLVRNFDAEIVRENYNNNGAELHLRILCEEIETFKAQAVNLCKGDIIFSKEV from the coding sequence TTGAAACAGCTATTACAAACTGAAACATTAGAGGAAATTATTAAGAAAAGCACGTTTATTGCAATCGTGTCCCCGGTTGCATCCGTACAACAGGCTCAGGGTTTTCTGCAACAACATTCTAATTTGACTGCAACTCATAACTGCTGGGCGTATCAAATCGGGCAGGAATATCGCTTCAATGATGACGGTGAACCATCAGGAACAGCCGGAAAACCTATTCTCAATGCGATTACCGGTCAGGAGTTTGATAATACAGTTGCTTTGGTGATTCGGCACTATGGTGGAATCAAACTGGGAACCGGAGGTTTAATGCGAGCTTACGGAGGAGTGGTGAGTCGTTGTTTGCAACAGGCGGCTTTTGAACCAATAAAGCATTATTCAGGATTTTCTTTATCAGTACCTTTTGCATTAACACAGAGCATTTATAATTTGGTCAGAAATTTCGATGCTGAAATTGTTCGTGAAAATTACAATAATAACGGAGCTGAATTGCACCTAAGAATTTTGTGTGAAGAAATCGAAACTTTCAAAGCACAAGCTGTGAATTTATGCAAAGGAGATATAATTTTTTCAAAAGAAGTATAA
- the xseA gene encoding exodeoxyribonuclease VII large subunit → MPINSGKTPENALTPAGLNHISRQLLESELGSVWIRGEVSNANSNQNLHIYFSLKDENASVSCAFFKNANFANQRVKNGDNLLVYGQVSLFEKTGNYQIIVKRIESSGIGDMAKAFAELKIKLESMGYFDPSKKKKIPSVINSIGIVASQSSAAVRDVLNVIKRRNPLLEVKIYHASVQGDNAVGEIIDALLMADIGSHDVILLTRGGGSQEDLWTFNDVSIAQTLFNLSTPCVSAIGHERDTSISDLVADVSAITPSAAAELLTPDMENLKNRLENNIKVLQRNMQIHLNNYSQQLDINFHKLQKSHPKVRILTEKKELQNRFDKLKSLFNNQNDERDRKLNHVLLKLKKHDFAIGENKVSMNLAEKRIANAMQQKLDNNHNKIANLSHALDNLSPLSTLSRGYSITLKADSKSIIKSTDDVSVGDVIESIVDKGRIQSTVITTYHSKNKESR, encoded by the coding sequence GCACTCACACCTGCCGGTTTGAATCATATTTCCAGACAATTACTCGAAAGCGAGCTGGGTTCGGTATGGATTCGAGGAGAGGTCAGTAATGCCAATAGCAATCAGAATTTACATATTTATTTTTCTCTGAAAGACGAAAACGCCTCTGTGAGTTGTGCTTTTTTCAAGAATGCCAACTTTGCTAACCAAAGAGTCAAAAACGGTGATAACTTGCTGGTCTACGGGCAGGTTTCACTTTTTGAAAAAACAGGGAACTATCAAATTATCGTCAAACGCATCGAATCTTCCGGAATTGGCGATATGGCAAAAGCATTTGCCGAGTTAAAAATCAAACTGGAATCCATGGGTTATTTTGACCCTTCCAAAAAGAAAAAAATACCATCAGTTATCAATTCTATAGGAATTGTGGCTTCTCAGTCATCGGCTGCTGTTCGGGATGTTTTGAATGTGATAAAACGTCGAAACCCTTTGCTTGAAGTTAAAATATATCATGCTTCGGTTCAGGGCGATAATGCAGTGGGAGAAATCATTGATGCTTTATTGATGGCGGACATCGGCTCGCATGATGTGATATTACTCACTCGCGGTGGTGGCTCTCAGGAGGACTTATGGACTTTCAACGATGTTTCTATTGCTCAAACCCTATTTAATTTGAGCACGCCTTGTGTATCTGCCATTGGGCATGAAAGAGACACGTCAATTTCTGATTTGGTCGCAGATGTTTCAGCAATCACTCCGAGTGCCGCTGCTGAATTGTTGACACCGGATATGGAAAACCTGAAAAACCGACTGGAAAACAATATCAAAGTTCTGCAAAGAAACATGCAAATCCATCTCAACAACTATTCTCAACAATTAGACATCAACTTTCATAAACTACAAAAATCGCACCCCAAAGTCAGAATCTTGACAGAGAAAAAAGAGTTGCAAAATCGTTTTGATAAGTTGAAATCTCTATTTAATAACCAAAATGATGAAAGAGACCGAAAACTCAACCACGTTTTATTGAAACTAAAAAAACACGACTTTGCCATTGGCGAGAATAAAGTCTCAATGAATTTAGCTGAAAAAAGAATCGCTAATGCCATGCAACAAAAGCTGGATAATAACCATAACAAAATTGCGAATCTTTCCCATGCTTTAGACAACCTCAGCCCGTTATCAACACTTTCGAGAGGTTATTCCATCACATTAAAAGCTGATAGTAAAAGTATTATCAAATCAACTGATGATGTCAGTGTTGGCGATGTTATTGAATCTATCGTTGATAAAGGGCGAATCCAATCGACGGTCATAACAACTTATCATTCAAAAAATAAGGAAAGTCGTTGA